The Tenebrio molitor chromosome 5, icTenMoli1.1, whole genome shotgun sequence genome has a segment encoding these proteins:
- the LOC138131671 gene encoding uncharacterized protein isoform X1, protein MTIWVFLISTFAVVYCRPQINPQDPSAVEVDKQHVIEINPTSKELFQDSEFSDLTNKQLEENTKEILEKIALVNEKQGLNKKKSKPNYQHFPFSYMRSQEDKSRQRSDFKFPRDPFTNPILDYIENKRDDLETNRRNPLPDTNEQQDSNVKDEDQIPGHYIKRKIVHQQTMLIPGYPGGYMPGTLNSDFSSPPQHIPSNFYGMNRIPEIPNKPGNLDTNKNELEKQTIDNIKNIIENSQYGSKMGLNPYSQPFNPYHYQQTRPTYNNYQVYGPYTWQQLYRPAKQQWQWPLGQYFPIVIRDPIVHMMNAMTTMIEYGPQGSSGNSCAKDSTQVPMSHKRTSESKIEESSPAVARKIPENAKLNYNIVNNGKGAELTVSNEDDSNLTTVIDIEDLQITDSTDEPVKLNLSFRKSKENQEIKKTVFYNSSKPVDDVFSNPLIQTLQITKTQISSNETSRQSPPVRDQILHDDELDDEEFEKAEDVQVSHDGNKKLFSKDNTGSGIFVHKIKVRKGGVAIAGPGGIATAGSGGTAIVGPNGFAYTHPDSLAIAGSGTKVVAVEPTINLSQVFADHNKNKTRGQGHSPPRIGKIVAVGPVIYYNRG, encoded by the exons ATGACTATTTGGGTTTTTCTG ATATCAACATTTGCTGTGGTTTACTGTAGACCTCAAATTAACCCGCAAGACCCATCGGCAGTAGA ggTTGATAAACAGCACGTGATTGAGATTAATCCAACGTCAAAAGAATTGTTTCaagattcagaattttctgatTTAACGAACAAACAGTTAGAAGAAAACACCAAAGAAATATTAGAAAAGATAGCTTTGGTTAACGAgaaacaaggtttgaataaaAAGAAGTCTAAACCGAACTACCAACATTTTCCGTTCAGTTATATGAGATCTCAAGAGGACAAAAGTAGGCAACGTtctgattttaaatttcctaGGGACCCTTTTACAAACCCTATATTAGATTATATCGAAAATAAGCGTGACGATTTAGAAACAAATCGACGAAATCCTTTACCAGACACAAATGAACAGCAGGATAGCAACGTCAAAGATGAGGACCAAATACCTGGACACTatattaagagaaaaattgttcacCAGCAAACAATGTTAATTCCAGGTTATCCAGGTGGATATATGCCGGGTACTTTGAATTCGGATTTTTCTTCTCCTCCTCAACACATACCGTCAAACTTCTATGGAATGAACAGAATTCCCGAAATTCCTAATAAACCCGGAAATCTGGATACAAATAAAAACGAACTCGAAAAACAAACCATTGAcaacatcaaaaatattattgagaATTCGCAGTATGGTTCAAAGATGGGACTGAACCCATACTCGCAACCATTTAACCCCTATCATTATCAACAAACGCGTCCTACATACAACAATTATCAAGTATATGGTCCTTACACTTGGCAACAATTGTATCGTCCTGCAAAGCAACAATGGCAGTGGCCTTTAGGACAATACTTCCCCATTGTAATCAGGGATCCAATCGTTCACATGATGAATGCGATGACGACAATGATAGAATATGGTCCTCAAGGATCATCTGGAAATTCTTGTGCGAAAGACTCCACCCAAGTTCCAATGTCTCACAAGCGCACATCGGAAAGTAAAATTGAAGAATCGTCGCCAGCGGTTGCTCGAAAAATTCCTGAAAATGCAAAGTTAAACTACAATATTGTTAACAACGGCAAAGGCGCTGAACTAACAGTATCAAATGAGGACGATTCAAACCTAACTACAGTTATAGACATTGAGGATTTACAAATTACGGACAGCACAGACGAACCtgtaaaactaaatttaaGTTTTCGAAAATCTAAGGAAAAtcaggaaattaaaaaaacagttttctaCAATTCATCCAAACCTGTAGACGATGTATTCAGTAATCCTttaattcaaactttacaaatTACGAAAACGCAAATAAGTTCAAACGAAACTTCTCGACAATCGCCGCCTGTAAGAGATCAAATTCTCCATGACGATGAACTAGATGATGAGGAATTCGAAAAGGCGGAGGATGTTCAAGTGTCACATGATGGCAATAAGAAACTTTTTAGCAAGGATAACACTGGAAGTGGGATATTTGTTCACAAGATTAAAGTGAGAAAGGGGGGCGTAGCGATCGCGGGACCTGGAGGAATTGCGACTGCAGGAAGTGGCGGTACTGCTATTGTCGGACCTAATGGATTTGCCTATACTCATCCGGACAGCTTAGCAATCGCGGGGTCTGGAACTAAAGTAGTTGCAGTGGAGCCGACAATTAATTTATCTCAAGTTTTTGCCGaccacaacaaaaacaaaacaagagGACAAGGACATTCTCCTCctagaattggaaaaattgtcgccgtaGGACCAGTTATTTACTATAATAGGGGTTGA